In Leishmania infantum JPCM5 genome chromosome 9, the following proteins share a genomic window:
- a CDS encoding putative paraflagellar rod component — MNGSAIIPPTYPSRDVQNVENHRAVAAVAELAENGLTIADNFVTYAEGRLPPLAVNGERISEAVAKLHERYRHERAAGWDEARFMGECEQRVTPEEIEDLCTRPALDASAFENTLYQLTDKDLPRGRYLVLKDSLNAIKPHAPKSSVVNLPETLAALHEIQHVDPTEEIKDELSEMDTQQHKYTAQVDEAQAVYDTALSHGDVVEVERAHRHLIAARYEYLVSYVKRLHFLSSTEEDSEVVHFGERLQRLREDAEDAVKAFSDDKHAIKSAVRADLERCEESRAREAATHEAAKAAFQHQKQKMEASLSSVVEHKVQLVNEILEKAAELRKVMEQQRAMTQDVVKAVQEEAKRVTAHEEFVTIGDQHLQRLRRCLEYCHGCEPVIREMEKYVKNMVEKLPQEDAEKALNSIIDHEADEFLKAYRAFVFVCGELTVKKTHRLDTLERQARLAQHNRDSSMDSLDPNYKHYREELAEVLAQAQAVEGVINALHATQDAGEQVFESVEELVLTSCERAEKPFVHPLQEFGHESVAARTRFVNRSMKYVEGEEQEVFQKKARIAEAKALVEQEQEALERGVSAAAIAAPVAASLNAADGTVPAPAQIEA; from the coding sequence ATGAACGGCAGCGCGATTATTCCGCCCACGTACCCGTCACGGGACGTGCAGAATGTCGAGAATcaccgcgccgtcgctgccgtagCCGAGCTCGCGGAAAATGGCCTGACCATCGCCGACAACTTCGTCACGTACGCGGAAGGCCGcctgccaccgctggcggTCAACGGCGAGCGCATTTCGGAAGCCGTCGCGAAGCTGCATGAGCGCTACCGTCacgagcgcgctgctggctggGATGAGGCGCGCTTCATGGGGGAGTGCGAACAGCGCGTGACCCCGGAGGAGATCGAAGACCTGTGCACGCGTCCGGCACTGGACGCGAGCGCCTTCGAAAACACCTTGTACCAGCTGACCGACAAGGATCTGCCGCGGGGTCGCTACCTCGTGTTGAAGGACAGTCTTAACGCCATCAAGCCGCATGCCCCCAAAAGCTCCGTCGTCAACCTTCCCGAGAcactggcggcgctgcatgAAATCCAACATGTGGACCCCACCGAGGAGATCAAGGATGAGCTGTCGGAGATGGATACGCAGCAACACAAGTACACGGCGCAGGTGGACGAGGCCCAGGCCGTCTACGACACCGCCCTCAGCCACGGCGACGtcgtggaggtggagcgggcccaccgccacctcatCGCGGCTCGCTACGAGTACCTCGTCTCCTACGTGAAGCGCCTCCATTTTCTCAGCTCCAcagaggaggacagcgaagTGGTGCACTTTGgtgagcgcctgcagaggctgcgcgaggacgccgaggaTGCCGTGAAGGCCTTCAGCGACGACAAGCATGCCATCAAGTCTGCAGTAAGGGCGGATCTGGAGAGGTGCGAAgagtcgcgcgcgcgcgaggccGCCACGCacgaggcggcgaaggctGCCTTCCAGCATCAGAAGCAGAAGATGGAGGCGTCGCTCAGCTCCGTTGTGGAGCATAAGGTGCAGTTAGTGAACGAAATACTAGAGAaagcggcggagctgcggaaggtgatggagcagcagcgggccaTGACGCAGGATGTGGTGAAGGCCGTCCAGGAAGAGGCGAAGCGCGTGACGGCGCACGAGGAGTTCGTCACTATAGGGGaccagcacctgcagcggctgcggcggtgccttGAGTACTGCCATGGATGCGAGCCTGTAATCCGTGAGATGGAGAAGTACGTAAAGAACATGGTGGAAAAGCTGCCCCAGGAGGACGCGGAGAAGGCTCTCAACTCGATCATTGACCACGAGGCTGACGAGTTCCTCAAGGCATACCGGGCGtttgtgttcgtgtgtgGAGAGCTCACCGTGAAGAAGACGCACCGCCTCGACACGCTGGAGCGCCAGGCCCGGCTTGCGCAGCATAACCGAGACAGCTCCATGGACAGTCTCGACCCCAACTACAAGCACTACCGCGAGGAactggcggaggtgctggcgcaggcgcaggcggtggagggTGTCATTAACGCCCTGCACGCCACGCAGGACGCCGGTGAACAGGTGTTCGAGTCTGTCGAGGAGCTAGTGCTGACCTCGTGTGAGCGCGCCGAGAAGCCGTTCGTGCACCCGCTGCAGGAGTTCGGCCACGAGTCCGTCGCGGCCCGCACCCGCTTCGTGAATCGCTCGATGAAGTACGTCGAAGGTGAAGAACAGGAGGTCTTCCAGAAGAAGGCACGCATCGCGGAGGCCAAGGCTCTcgtggagcaggagcaggaggcgctggagcgcggtgtcagcgcggctgccatcgccgccccTGTGGCAGCTTCACTAAATGCGGCGGACGGCACCGTccctgcgccggcgcagatCGAGGCGTAA
- a CDS encoding putative mitochondrial carrier protein yields the protein MAVAGPSWPTPIVPPVDEGEWALLHPMKTSLVALIPGAAQGATTVVLGHPLDTAKVRMQSGGPHTCRSTVGTMWSMATAEGPSSLYRGVAPPLLMEGIKRSVQFALWDWMRAFARDASASRNGADGAARGGAGGAWEAVRDCAHCGLVGIGSNSFVCGAVAGGVGTLIGCPMHVIKIQTQCQTAMGTRNAWTCTRSIYDREGIFGFYRGFRCNVAKDVCFAGMYLGLYAVLREHPVFEPPSASTTAETTTTTTRPSRKTNMCAFLSGAVASMATWGLLFPLDTIKTLVQARQAHAVLSVLRQPALLYRGLAASLIKAGPVSGVAMAVYEQTWAFVNKRPTLR from the coding sequence ATGGCCGTGGCCGGCCCTTCCTGGCCCACCCCCATCGTGCCGCCGGTGGACGAGGGAGAGTGGGCACTCCTGCATCCCATGAAGACGTCTCTCGTAGCCCTCATCcccggtgcggcgcagggcgccaccaccgtagTGCTCGGTCACCCGCTTGACACCGCGAAGGTCCGCATGCAGTCCGGCGGGCCTCACACGTGCCGATCTACCGTTGGCACGATGTGGTCGATGGCCACGGCAGAGGGCCCAAGCAGCCTTTACCGCGGGGTAGCTCCTCCACTGCTGATGGAAGGCATCAAGCGCAGCGTGCAGTTCGCCCTGTGGGACTGGATGCGTGCCTTCGCCAGGGACGCGTCGGCAAGCCGCAACGGCGCAGACGGAGCAGCTAGAGGTGGTGCGGGTGGCGCTTGGGAGGCTGTGCGAGACTGCGCGCATTGTGGCTTGGTGGGGATCGGCAGTAACAGTTTTGTATGCGGTGCCGTGGCGGGTGGCGTGGGGACGCTGATTGGGTGCCCCATGCACGTTATCAAGATACAGACACAGTGCCAGACTGCCATGGGCACGCGGAACGCCTGGACGTGCACGCGAAGCATCTACGACCGGGAGGGCATCTTCGGCTTTTACCGTGGCTTTCGGTGCAACGTGGCAAAGGACGTATGCTTTGCCGGCATGTACCTCGGCCTCTACGCGGTCCTGCGCGAGCATCCCGTCTTTGAGCCGCCTTCCGCGAGCACCACTgcggagacgacgacgacgacgactcgcCCTTCGCGCAAGACAAACATGTGCGCCTTCCTCTCCGGTGCAGTCGCCTCCATGGCTACCTGGGGGCTCCTATTCCCGCTGGACACCATCAAGACATTGGTGCAGGCACGACAGGCACACGCTGTCCTttcggtgctgcgccagcccGCTCTCCTCTACAGGGGTTTGGCCGCCTCGCTCATCAAGGCGGGCCCCGTTTCGGGGGTGGCAATGGCCGTGTACGAGCAGACGTGGGCCTTCGTGAACAAGCGACCGACGTTGCGCTAG